DNA sequence from the Ochotona princeps isolate mOchPri1 chromosome 5, mOchPri1.hap1, whole genome shotgun sequence genome:
GTGCCACTGAAAATAAGTTTACTCAGCCATGCACTGCACAGCACACTTTGCTCCAATTCAGAAATGCATGGCACGGCTACACAGCATGCTGTCCACGCTCCGTCTGCAGTCACCAACAGCTGAATGCTCCTTTCCTTCAACTTGTGAGTGAGAAATGAATTAGTGCACCAGAGATTTGGTCTTCCAGTTAGTATTTGGAGTTGCTGGGTTCAAAGCCTgccttggctcctgatttcagattcgTGCTAATAtacactctgggagacagtaaGGGATGGTCAAGCTTTTAGGTTCCTGCAACCCACACAGaggacttggattgagttcctgcctcccagcatctgcttGATCTTGTCTGGGCTGTTCGCAGAATGTAGGGGATGAATCAAGGCCTAGGAACATTGTCTGAttctcttcttctgcttctttctcttttcgTTCCGTGCCCCCAgccaccctctcctcctcctcctcctctgtcttctctgtgtctctttgactcttaaaaaaagaaagtaaatatataattttataaattaaaatgagCTACAGAGAGGTAAGAATGAGAGCTGGGCCTGTGACACTCATGCTTTTTAGGATATATCAAAGATGGCCTCCAGTAATGGGAAGTAAGACAGAAGGCATCTGCTTCCTTACAGGAGCTGGGAGGACGGAGTAGCCCGACAGCTCCGAATCACAGAGACCACAGCTCTGATCCAACATAAAGAAGCTCATAGTTCAAATGACTTAACTGTAAGAACTTAGCTCTGGaatgaaaacattaattttttgtCCTCCTCCTAATCCTGTCAATATTCTCAATATTCCTGTGAACACAGCATTTCAGAGTAAAACCAAACATGTACTTTCATAGAATTACACTAACTAGAggtggggggaagagggaggaaagaagagagggggagaaagaaagaagagaggagagagagagagaatttctccaAGTTCCTGCGGAGTTCTTTAACCATTTAGTCTGAGAATGAGCTACTAACGTGCTGATGAAAACAGGTGATTTTGCTGACAATAACCCATTGATAGATGAAATtagcaaatacaaataaaaactattcTAAATGAATGCAGTAGGTCAATGTTTAGCTACGACCTTTGAGCTTTTTAATTGCaatggtttattattattttcttggtTCACTCATTTTTAATCATCTGTGCAATATTTTAAGATGACATTCATAATTTATAGACTTTTTAATTAACTAGTCAACCCTGTACTTACAGAAACACACAGGCATGCCTTTCACTGCAAGAGCTCCTGGACCTCTCTTTGACTTCACTGTTCACAACCTGGATGTGACTCCCAGAGCTCCTTCTCAGTAGTTTCTTTTGACCTTGAATTCTGTTGACATGATTTCCCACTCCACCCTCCCCTCTACTCTTCCAGTGCCTGCATTTTACTCTTACTCTTCTCCTACAAAGAGTTCTGGCTTTGTGTTCATTtgcactttttaattttaagccACTTCAAGTTCTTTGTGGCACACAAGCAAGCAAGTGTGATACTTCATTCCAGAATATATCCTAGTATTTAGTAACCCTACATGAATTAAAAACCCTCTCTTGCATAGTTGTgttatgaagaaacaaaaattttaaaacaggatcgctttttttttttttttttggctttacagatttattttcaaaGGGCAAAACAAACAATTCAAATACAAGTCCGACAGAATCACTCTGTCAAAGCCAGCGAGACGCCAGAATACCTTCTCACTTGCAGACCTCTACCAGAATCTTCCAGGTCCTTCCTTGGTGAGAAAAGGTGCCTGCAAATTTTATTCATAAACATCCTTCTTATCGGCAATGTAATCTACAATTTCTTGTGGACACATTAACTTTTCTGCATCTATATCTGGAATCTCAAACCCAAACTCATCTTCCATGGCCATGATAATCTCCACTTGGTCCAAACTGTCTAAGCCCAGGTCTTTCATAAAATGGGAATTTACCGAGAGCTTTTCAGGGTCAATCTTGTCATAGAGTTTCAAGACGTAAAGAACACGGTCCTTGATTCCTTCCAGGGTCAAAGGGGGCGCGTCGCTGTACTGGCGGCACAGCTGCGTGATGCTCCCAGGAACCTGCAGGAGCACCGTGGCCGGCTGCGGGGCCCCGAGCCTCGTCCGCGACGCAGCAGAACACAAGGCAGTGCCGAGAGGCCGGGCAGAGGCCAGCGTGGGGACGCGGGGCAGCGGGGCGAAGGCCACGGCCAGGcggtggacacaggaggaaaggaCACGAGCCGCCATGGTTACGCTGACCCAGCATGCACTGCAACAggatcactttttaaagatttatttatttgtttgaaaggaagatttacagaaagaaggagagccaaaatcctccatctggtggttcactccccaggtggccacaactgaCAAAGCTGGGCAGATCTCAAACATGGGGCCAGAAGtgccttcctggtctcccacataagtgcaggagatcaagaatttgagccaccctctactgctagagcagccaggacaggaatgaaTGGGTACCCTTCTGGGTTGCTGCCACTGCAtcccattttaaagtgtattcaGGAAAGATATACCAAAGTTATAGGAGAAACTAATGAACACTGAAAATCAGGTCATCATTCTCTACAAAAACAGCTTcatttctgcaaatattttcataGAAAGATTATATGAAGTTAATAAAGTTATGATGTGACTGTACTATTCAAGTGTTTTCAGTTGTGAAAATCAGACATTAATTCTCTCCAAATTCACAGCATTATAATTATCTCCCATAGTCCAATTTCCATTTTTGCCTGAGCAACTGAAACTTCCTCTCCTGAGCTGTACCATGGCACACAATATTGCAAACAAAGATTATTTCCTACTTTCCCTTTGAACTCAGGGTAAATTTCCAAAGATGAAATATTGGAGGGAAATACCCATAGCTTCCTTTAAAATGAATCATTTGCCTCCACAACTGTTGTCATCTCCCTTCTACAGGACGGAACTGGATGCAGTGATGATGGTCCAAGTTCAGAGAGGAAGTCTAGAGTGTTCTCCAAGGAAGATAAACAAGACCAAAGGAGCCTAGTTCTGTGCTTGAGACTGGGGAGCCAAGTTACATGACAGATCTGAATTATGCAAACCTGAACTCCAACACAAAGGATAATGTGGCTTTCAGAGTATTGGCTGACAGCAGCTTGGCTTGTATGTCATAAAAGTTAATAGTTTAACCAGACACTGGATTTTCATGTATTGTATTAGTTATCTCACAAAATGATTCATGATGTTCAATTTCATCGTTGGAACACACCCAGCAACCCTAATCCTATCACAGGCTATTGAGCTCGAAGGCACTAAATGCTTTGTGCTTAAGCTGAGCAGGCATCTGCTGAGGAACAGGTCAGTCCCAGCAGTGTTAACTTCCATCATTTGATTAAGGTTGTGCTCTACTGCAATGAAGCTTTCTTGTCTTTCTCATGTATTTATCTGCTTTTAAACTTTCTTCTGGTTTAGAAAGCTTTGTTTTTACAAGTAATAACCCGTGTAACACCCTTTTACGCCTTTGCTCTTTTCCCTTTATAAACCTTGCAAACTTCATCAGGTTAACATTATCTTAACAATAACTTATTACCTTTAAAAGTGCAGCAATTTtattcaaattgatttttttttgcctgagCTTTTTCTTCCCAATTTTTACTTACTTAGTTGTGTATACTCAGAACACAGTACACGTAACATCTAATCCAGGATCATTCTCCGGCCCCGCTTCTTGCTTGGTCTCCCTTCCACAGTGCTTCCCTCCTGGTCCACCATTGttctgaagtttttttcttttaggttcTTGAAAATATGTCTTCATTATTGCTTCACTGTGCATGCAGCTTTTGAGAATCTGACAATAATACAATTGTTTTCATCTCACATGTCATTTTATCTTTTCATTAGAGGCCCTGAGTATGCTTTTTCAGCTTTCAACTTCACACAGTTTTCTGAAATACACTCACAGTTCAACTTTGCTACCAGTACGTGTTCCATTCTGAGTCAGTCCCTGCACTCCGATGAGCCTCGGCTGATAGGTACGTTATTTCTGTTTGCTTAACACACAGTTTGGTTGGACATGAACTACAAATGTATTCCTGGGGCTTTCCTCAAATGCCATAAAGAACTTTGCTCTTGAGATAGGGTAAGATGTTAGATAGGCTTTTAAGTAAATATGCTTCACTAATGCATGGTTATTAAAGTATTAAGAAACTTAGGTAGGGATCAAATAGATTCTTTGCAGGTTTTTCTCATCTAGGAATATTATTGTGTCTTTAGCAATTAAGGTTTCCTTGGTCTAAGTTTTCTAATTAATCTAGCCCCCGCCCAAAATTGCAACATTCCATCAGTGTGTCTGACAACTACACCTTTGTTGAGCCAAAAGAACAAACTCAGTGTGTAACCTTCCTGCAGCTTACCTGGAACTCTTCATTGAGTTACCCAAAACCATGTCCAAAATGGTGGGATATAGCTCACAGTGGTTTATTTTTCCACCGATAAGATTTGAAGTTTGAatgcttctattttcttttttccaacacttatttattggtttttattggaaaatccgatttacagagagaggaagagcctccatccactggttcacttcccaaatgacccaaACTACTAgaattgagccgatccaaagccaggagccaggagtttcttctgggtctcccacacaggtgcagggtctcaaggccttgggccatcctcagctgctttcccaggtcgcaaacactgagatggatgggaaacggagcagccaggacatgagcctgcaccaatatgggaccctggtgcttgcatggcgaggatttagccactaggccattgcactggacatgaatattttcatttttgagttCTGCTTTGGATATGAGTTTTGTGaagctttgcttattttttgcatgtgtttttattttttcaaattaagaaTGGTGGTTTTAATTGGCCTCCACTGCTGCTACCACTCCAAACATTATATTTACTATTTAGATAATAAACGAGAGCTTTTATTGCAAATGTATTATCTACTCTGTATCAGGAACTGACTTTGACAAATTTGTTCTTGTTCTGGTTTGCACTCCCCACATGCAGCAACTATGGAAATAACTGAAGGATGAGCTAAGAGCTCACCTTCTGTGAGGCTTATTCAAAGAGAAGCTCCACTTATCACTCAACCCTCAAATGTTTCACATATGACCGAAGTTGCTTTCCAGGTCCCTGTGGGACTGGGTTAAACCATTCCTGAGTTTCTAAGCATTCCTCTGTGAAGTGGTTGCATATCCTCAGGTAGAAGAGTGAATGGAGACCCATATTACTAGCATGTGATACCTCCATGGGCCTCTTCATTAAGGACCCCCTTAGCTTTGGACCTGTGAACTCACATATACCTGGGAGTATAACACACGGCTGTGATTTGAGGGTTCACAATTATTTCACTTGTATTTTGTGTATGCTACTCAAACCGAATAGCTGAAAGTGAAGCTGCCTTATATTTTAGTGTCTGGGATTCTGCGATCAGAAAGTCATCAACAAGACACATAGTCTATCACCTGGATTCAAATGCACAAGTGTTCTACGTTTCTGGTGTGATTTTACCAATCACAGGCTATCAATGGGCATCTGAAGTGCCACACAGTGTAATATCAGAATCAGAGAggctttgttttaatttgaagctGGTGTGTGGGGTGGTACAGTGGACTAAGCTGCTGCATGTGATGTCAGagccccacatcagagtgccagatcAACtcctagatgctctgcttctgatccaacttcctactaaagtGCCTAGTAGGGCACAAACATGTGTCCCAAGTACTTCTGTTTCTGCCTCCCAagtcagaggcccagaggaagttccaggcatTTGATTCTAgcaaggccactgcagccattgaggGGTAGACAGCGGATGgtagatctctccctctccctcctttctctctccccctctctctcatctttttttccaacaaataagtaaataaatctcatttttaatgTGTCGTTCACttggaggcagagacagaaagaggagggcacacaagagcacttactgtcactggttcactctccaaa
Encoded proteins:
- the LOC101522908 gene encoding acyl carrier protein, mitochondrial-like; its protein translation is MAARVLSSCVHRLAVAFAPLPRVPTLASARPLGTALCSAASRTRLGAPQPATVLLQVPGSITQLCRQYSDAPPLTLEGIKDRVLYVLKLYDKIDPEKLSVNSHFMKDLGLDSLDQVEIIMAMEDEFGFEIPDIDAEKLMCPQEIVDYIADKKDVYE